A region from the Desulfosoma sp. genome encodes:
- a CDS encoding TIGR00730 family Rossman fold protein, translated as MKERQYVIDAMTIQDSWRLFKILAEFVEGFEILGDIYPAVSIFGSARVGPGDPTYELTVEIAKKLAQNGYNIITGGGPGVMEAGNKGAKEGGAHSVGLNIELPMEQKPNPYADVRINFKYFFVRKVMFVKYAQAYVAMPGGYGTLDEVFEALTLIQTRRIKPFPIILVGSDYWGPLLHWMRHTLLPRGLISSEDPELVMLADDADQVVKIIKKYVIV; from the coding sequence ATGAAAGAACGTCAATACGTGATTGATGCCATGACCATTCAGGATTCTTGGCGTCTTTTCAAAATCCTGGCGGAGTTTGTGGAAGGCTTTGAAATTCTAGGGGATATCTATCCGGCCGTCTCTATCTTTGGGTCGGCCCGAGTGGGTCCGGGGGATCCCACGTATGAATTGACCGTGGAAATCGCCAAAAAATTGGCGCAGAACGGTTACAACATTATCACCGGGGGTGGTCCTGGAGTGATGGAAGCCGGCAACAAGGGGGCCAAGGAAGGTGGTGCGCATTCCGTGGGACTTAATATCGAATTACCCATGGAACAAAAACCTAACCCTTATGCCGATGTGAGGATCAACTTCAAGTACTTCTTTGTGCGCAAGGTCATGTTTGTCAAATATGCTCAGGCTTACGTGGCCATGCCGGGAGGCTACGGAACCCTGGACGAAGTCTTTGAAGCTCTCACCTTGATTCAGACACGGCGCATCAAACCTTTTCCCATCATTCTCGTGGGCAGCGATTATTGGGGGCCCCTGCTTCACTGGATGCGGCATACCCTGCTGCCTCGAGGCCTCATTTCTTCAGAAGACCCCGAGCTGGTCATGCTGGCCGATGATGCGGATCAGGTCGTCAAGATCATCAAGAAATACGTCATTGTGTAA